A section of the Corvus moneduloides isolate bCorMon1 chromosome 29, bCorMon1.pri, whole genome shotgun sequence genome encodes:
- the LOC116436360 gene encoding uncharacterized protein LOC116436360: MATDLIHVLRFMHFKLGKSPLAGQRRSEAVGSSGVPGAPRLQRPGNTPGTSRDYSATSALLIPAQVSVAEMNSQCPPCSCLEEATQSNPCSPCAVEQNSQADPCPCQDVCPSCPCDPPQIPLGVTSPSLPTDAGTCVEADPVKTLSSGEEPFTIETPGMCVMTFPLQKSILTVELCSLDTPETFPLCQEERCVTETAGTCLENLEKLSQELPVTALEPCTLEVLELGAEEPCQAQGAILGDPCASQSGISTDPCASTGPCQSQGLEDAGDPKDSRSQTSPRTPFRLNSCTSSIVERCLSRCQSWFRGKK; this comes from the exons ATGGCGACAGATTTGATTCACGTTCTCAGGTTTATGCATTTCAAGCTGG gcaAATCACCCCTGGCGGGGCAGAGGCGGAGCGAGGCCgtggggagctctggggtgCCTGGGGCTCCCCGGCTCCAGAGGCCCGGGAACACACCAGGCACATCCCGGGATTACTCGGCCACGTCTGCGCTGCTGATCCCGGCCCAG gtCTCTGTGGCAGAGATGAATTCCCAGTGCCCGCCCTGTTCCTGCCTGGAAGAGGCCACCCAGAGcaatccctgctctccctgtgccgTGGAGCAGAATTCCCAGGCGGATCCCTGCCCGTGCCAGGATGtttgtccctcctgtccctgtgaCCCCCCTCAGATCCCGCTCGGGGTCACCTCCCCGTCCCTCCCCACAGACGCTGGGACTTGCGTGGAAGCCGATCCCGTGAAAACCCTGAGCTCGGGAGAGGAACCCTTCACCATCGAGACCCCCGGCATGTGCGTGATGACGTTCCCGCTCCAGAAATCCATCCTGACCGTGGAGCTGTGCTCCCTGGACACCCCGGAGACCTTCCCGCTGTGCCAGGAGGAGCGTTGTGTCACCGAAACAGCCGGGACCTGCctggaaaacctggaaaagcTCTCCCAGGAGCTCCCTGTCACAGCTCTGGAGCCCTGCACCCTCGAGGTGCTGGAGTTGGGCGCGGAGGAGCCCTGCCAGGCTCAGGGAGCGATCCTGGGGGATCCCTGCGCATCCCAAAGCGGGATTTCCACGGATCCATGTGCATCCACGGGGCCGTGCCAGTCCCAGGGACTTGAGGACGCCGGAGATCCCAAGGACAGCAGATCCCAAACGTCCCCACGGACCCCGTTCCGCCTCAACTCCTGCACTTCCAGCATCGTGGAGCGCTGCCTTTCCCGCTGCCAGAGCTGGTTCCGGGGCAAAAAATAG
- the TCHH gene encoding trichohyalin: protein MSPFLDSIATIVSVFQQHARGDGDGSGLSRGTMRELIQREFADALVKPHDPQTIEKILQFLEWDGDGDIDFNEFLLLVFRVAKCCFWFLPRAPFLVQRTKVPTGTKSLREPEIKSRGNHWQLQEEEEQETRERNRDRPCEVELQRDPRVGEMEISKGTRRDQQERRTRSRSDAEPSREPGEPIPQEYQERSQEPCEQRESRRRRQPPEPDRRGERRDREGFQEEELADVRIGRQRHEPQPRPDRWSRQDLGSDERTQQPRGADGGGDNRPREPESLREERSRHRWRELEQRELEGRSRRAAEPECPESRRPHQTFLEEPLEIDLGECERAEPVERGYRQRTKRERELESAEREREIQEELEREERDDPRRKGRMRERRVDQEQELELELEGSERRGCRTQEIEEEEATISQRETRERREIREAEADGRRQRETLRYERERESRAAAAEADVKVRREIRERETREELGRRERPRECEEEAEPEKRIVRGREREEAVRERRIHRDRELELEGSERRTREREEEVAAISQRETRERREREIRELEDDGRRQRETLRYERRRETSVAAAEADVKVRREIRERGEEPRRERPRECEEEAEPERRIVRGREREEAVRERRIHRDRELELEGSERRTREREEREAVIDQRETRERREREIRELEDDGRRQRETLRYERERESRAAAAEADVKVRREIREREPREELGRRERPRECEEEERRICPRREREEAVRERRIHRDRELELEGSERRTREREEEVAAISQRETRERREREIREAEDDGRRQRETLRYERETETSVAAAEADVKVCREIREPREELGRRERPRECEEERLTCPRREREEPLRERRIHRDRELELEGSERRTREREEREAVIDQRETRERREREIREAEDDGRRQRETLRYERRRETSVAAAEADVKVRREIRERGEEPRRERPRECEEEAEPERRIVRGREREEAVRERRIHRERELELEGSERRSRRTREREEREAVIDQRETRERREREIRELEDDGRRQRETLRYERRRETSVAAAEADVKVRREIREREPREELGRREQPRECEEEAEPERRIVRGREREEAVRERRIHRELELEGSERRSRRTREREEEVTTTDQRETREEIRLEVLEEEEEEEETEQGQCLYQTLDVDTGDLCPPGQEVPVSDLRVRYIPADPDVRPEVRVLPDPVEPQTVAYLVHVIQNLDDPKATTYEIVCQQPGQRGRPVRVRTCSVSPRPPSDRRGHPEPPARETGRAEAPPSKSREISEDLDEPRERSGKEVKDGALRDPAEPEAAKGERVKSKEIRRRPEIPEEQQDQPQGEGSQKTPREPGSGCQGREREDGKAKSCPAAPEPQESRDPERRDPGESRARREGIQEDLEDPDLGKSCQEESRERSPQESGDSQVSWEGGTKQGQDSSQEAPNRSRDESKTS, encoded by the exons ATGTCCCCGTTCTTGGACAGCATCGCCACCATCGTCAGCGTCTTCCAGCAACACGCCCGGGGAGATGGGGACGGCTCCGGCCTCAGCCGCGGGACGATGAGAGAGCTCATCCAGAGGGAGTTCGCAGATGCCCTCGTG aagcCACACGACCCTCAGACCATCGAGAAGATCCTGCAGTTCCTGGAGtgggacggggacggggacatCGATTTTAACGAGTTCCTCCTCTTGGTGTTCCGGGTGGCCAAGTGCTGCTTCTGGTTCCTGCCGAGGGCACCGTTCCTGGTGCAGAGGACAAAGGTCCCGACTGGCACAAAATCCCTCCGGGAGCCAGAAATCAAGAGCAGAGGGAACcactggcagctccaggaggaggaggaacaagaAACCCGGGAGAGGAATCGTGACCGGCCCTGTGAAGTTGAGCTGCAACGAGACCCCAGGGTCGGGGAGATGGAAATCTCAAAGGGAACAAGGAGGGATCAGCAGGAACGTCGCACACGGAGCAGGAGCGACGCGGAACCAAGCAGGGAGCCGGGGGAGCCGATCCCTCAGGAATACCAGGAACGGAGCCAAGAGCCGTGTGAGCAGCGGGAGAGCCGGAGAAGGCGGCAGCCCCCGGAGCCGGACAGAcgaggagagaggagagatcGGGAGGGGTTCCAGGAGGAAGAACTGGCAGACGTGAGGATCGGCAGGCAACGCCATGAACCCCAACCACGGCCGGACCGGTGGAGCCGCCAGGATCTGGGGAGTGATGAAAGAACCCAGCAGCCACGAGGAGCTGATGGAGGAGGTGACAACCGGCCACGGGAACCCGAATCGCTGCGGGAAGAGAGGAGCCGCCACCGCTGGCGTGAGCTGGAACAAAGAGAGCTGGAAGGGAGAAGCCGCCGGGCAGCTGAGCCGGAATGTCCGGAGTCCAGGCGGCCACATCAGACATTCCTGGAGGAACCGTTAGAGATCGACCTCGGGGAGTGTGAGAGAGCGGAGCCAGTGGAACGCGGCTACAGACAGAGAACAAAGCGGGAACGGGAGCTGGAATcggcagaaagggaaagggagatccaggaggagctggagagggaagaaagagacgatcccagaagaaaagggagaatgAGAGAGAGGAGGGTGGATCAGgaacaggagctggagctggagctggagggatCTGAGCGCCGCGGCTGCCGGACACAGGAAATAGAGGAAGAGGAGGCCACCATCAGCCAGAGAGAGACACGGGAGAGACGTGAAATTCGTGAGGCTGAAGCTGATGGAAGGAGACAAAGAGAAACTCTGAGGTAcgaaagggagagggagagcagagctgcagctgcagaagccGACGTCAAAGTGCGCCGTGAGATCCGGGAACGGGAAACAcgagaggagctgggaaggagggaacgACCCCGTGAGTgtgaagaagaagcagaaccAGAGAAGAGAATTGTCCgtgggagagagagggaagaggccGTGAGGGAGAGGAGAATCCATCGGGAtcgggagctggagctggagggctCTGAGCGCCGGACAcgggaaagggaggaagaagtGGCCGCCATCAGCCAGAGAGAGACACGGGAGAGACGTGAGCGTGAAATTCGTGAACTCGAAGATGATGGAAGGAGACAAAGAGAAACTCTGAGGTAcgaaaggagaagagagacctcagtggcagctgcagaagccGACGTCAAAGTGCGCCGTGAGATCCGGGAACGAGGTGAGGAGCCAAGAAGAGAGCGACCCCGTGAGTGCGAAGAAGAAGCAGAACCAGAGAGGAGAATTGTCCgtgggagagagagggaagaggctgtgagggagaggagaatCCATCGGGAtcgggagctggagctggagggctCTGAGCGCCGGACACGGGAAAGGGAGGAACGAGAGGCTGTGATCGACCAGAGAGAGACACGGGAGAGACGTGAGCGTGAAATTCGTGAACTCGAAGATGATGGAAGGAGACAAAGAGAAACTCTGAGGTAcgaaagggagagggagagcagagctgcagctgcagaagccGATGTCAAAGTGCGCCGGGAGATCCGGGAACGGGAACCAcgagaggagctgggaaggagggaacgACCCCGTgagtgtgaggaggaagagaggaggatTTGCCCcagaagagagagggaagaggccGTGAGGGAGAGGAGAATCCATCGGGAtcgggagctggagctggagggctCTGAGCGCCGGACAcgggaaagggaggaagaagtGGCCGCCATCAGCCAGAGAGAGACACGGGAGAGACGCGAGCGTGAAATTCGTGAGGCTGAAGATGATGGAAGGAGACAAAGAGAAACTCTGAGGTACGAACGAGAGACAGAGACCtcagtggcagctgcagaagccGACGTCAAAGTGTGCCGTGAGATCCGGGAACCAcgagaggagctgggaaggagggaacgACCCCGTGAGTGTGAAGAAGAAAGACTGACTTGCCCcagaagagagagggaagagccCCTGAGAGAGAGGAGAATCCATCGGGAtcgggagctggagctggag ggctCTGAGCGCCGGACACGGGAAAGGGAGGAACGAGAGGCAGTGATCGACCAGAGAGAGACACGGGAGAGACGTGAGCGTGAAATTCGTGAGGCTGAAGATGATGGAAGGAGACAAAGAGAAACTCTGAG GTAcgaaaggagaagagagacctcagtggcagctgcagaagccGACGTCAAAGTGCGCCGTGAGATCCGGGAACGAGGTGAGGAGCCAAGAAGAGAGCGACCCCGTGAGTGCGAAGAAGAAGCAGAACCAGAGAGGAGAATTGTCCgtgggagagagagggaagaggccGTGAGGGAGAGGAGAATCCATCGGGAacgggagctggagctggagggctCTGAGCGCCGCAGCCGCCGGACACGGGAAAGGGAGGAACGAGAGGCTGTGATCGACCAGAGAGAGACACGGGAGAGACGTGAGCGTGAAATTCGTGAACTCGAAGATGATGGAAGGAGACAAAGAGAAACTCTGAGGTAcgaaaggagaagagagaccTCCgtggcagctgcagaagccGACGTCAAAGTGCGCCGTGAGATCCGGGAACGGGAACCAcgagaggagctgggaaggagggaacaaCCCCGTGAGTGCGAAGAAGAAGCAGAACCAGAGAGGAGAATTGTCCgtgggagagagagggaagaggccgtgagggagaggagaatccatcgggagctggagctggagggctCTGAGCGCCGCAGCCGCCGGACAcgggaaagagaggaagaagtgACCACCACTGACCAGAGAGAGACACGGGAGGAGATCAGACTGGAGGtcctggaggaggaagaagaggaagaggagacgGAGCAGGGCCAGTGCCTGTACCAGACCCTGGACGTGGACACCGGAGATCTCTGCCCGCCAGGACAGGAGGTGCCCGTCAGTGACCTCAGGGTCCGGTACATCCCCGCTGACCCCGATGTCCGGCCCGAGGTCCGGGTGCTGCCCGATCCCGTTGAGCCCCAGACCGTCGCCTACTTGGTCCACGTGATCCAGAACCTGGATGACCCCAAGGCCACCACCTACGAGATCGTGTGCCAGCAGCCCGGCCAGCGGGGCCGGCCCGTGCGCGTCAGGACCTGCTCCGTGTCCCCGCGGCCACCGAGTGACCGCAGGGGCCACCCCGAGCCGCCAGCCAGAGAAACGGGGAGGGCTGAGGCGCCACCTTCCAAATCCCGGGAAATCTCCGAGGATCTGGATGAGCCCCGGGAAAGATCTGGAAAAGAGGTGAAGGACGGAGCTCTCCGGGATCCCGCTGAGCCGGAGGCTGCGAAAGGCGAGCGAGTGAAATCCAAGGAGATCCGGAGGCGCCCCGAGatccctgaggagcagcaggatcagCCCCAGGGAGAGGGATCCCAGAAAACCCCACGGGAGCCCGGATCCGGCTGCCAGGGGAGAGAGCGGGAGGACGGCAAGGCCAAGAGCTGCCCCGCGGCTCCGGAGCCTCAGGAATCTCGGGATCCGGAGCGGAGAGATCCCGGAGAGAGCCGGGCCCGCAGAGAGGGAATCCAGGAGGATCTGGAGGATCCTGATCTGGGTAAGAGCTGCCAGGAGGAATCCAGGGAGAGGAGCCCCCAGGAATCCGGTGATTCCCAGGTTTCTTGGGAAGGTGGCACCAAGCAGGGCCAGGATTCCTCGCAGGAGGCCCCGAATCGCTCCAGGGATGAATCCAAGACATCCTGA
- the LOC116436528 gene encoding uncharacterized protein LOC116436528, which translates to MAMTALAMPSPLLSPPEPRMSPPAAPGPLREQLRPRWSPGLATATATATATGTGTGGDRDRDGDGGMELQAPFSRFPKFLFPGTHSGLSDPNRTPGGGLQTLGIHRECRSRLPFPISQSRECRSRLPFPISQSRESRSRLPFPFSRPEFPLVESTGSSCRLFPTLIQRAPPGGSRAANGIPNSRFSIFMRKREANEAPGVGPGVDKLGILGAADSSSEAPERRCCPGNSGIVPGFPSRIQSGTSGASRESFFRPSSMDR; encoded by the coding sequence ATGGCGATGACGGCGCTGGCGATGCCGAGCCCGCTCCTGTCGCCACCTGAGCCCCGAATGTCGCCGCCCGCGGCTCCGGGACCGCTCCGGGAGCAGCTGCGACCGCGCTGGAGCCCGGGGCTGGCGACAGCGACGGCGACAGCGACGGcgacggggacggggacaggaggagacagggacagggacggggacggggGAATGGAGCTCCAAGCTCCCTTTTCCCGTTTTCCCAAGTTTTTATTCCCGGGAACCCACTCTGGGCTCAGCGACCCCAACCGGACCCCCGGGGGGGGTCTCCAGACTCTCGGGATCCACCGGGAATGCCGCTCCAGGCTCCCTTTTCCCATCTCCCAGAGCCGGGAATGCCGCTCCAGGCTCCCTTTTCCCATCTCCCAGAGCCGGGAATCCCGCTCCAGgctccctttccccttttcccgGCCCGAATTCCCGCTGGTAGAGAGCACCGGGAGCAGCTGCCGCCTTTTCCCGACCCTCATCCAGCGCGCCCCTCCCGGGGGCTCCCGCGCAGCCAATGGAATCCCGAATTCCCGGTTTTCCATATTTATGAGGAAAAGAGAGGCCAATGAGGCTCCCGGGGTCGGGCCCGGGGTGGATaaattgggaattttgggggcGGCGGATTCCTCCTCGGAGGCTCCGGAGCGGCGCTGCTGccccgggaattccgggattGTTCCCGGATTCCCGTCCCGAATCCAGAGCGGGACCTCCGGAGCTTCCAGGGAAAGTTTTTTCCGTCCTTCCTCCATGGATAGATGA